Within Enterobacter sp. RHBSTW-00175, the genomic segment GACGGGAATTTGCAGCAACTGCGGTTAGAGCGCAGTTAATACCCTCTCCCCAATGGGGAGAGGGTTAGGATGAGGGGACTATCGCTCGTCGCGACGCCCGCCCACAGCCGCCCACCAGCGACGAATGTGCACCGTCACCTCTTCGCGGTCGTGATACAGCTGACGCGCCTGGATGACCACGTTAATACCGTGCTCATCCATCTGCTCCTGAATGTACGCCAGGTTCTGAGAAACTTCCTCATAGCGCTTTTTCATCGGCAATTTGAGGTTAAAAATCGTTTCACGGCACCAGCCGTTCACCAGCCAGGATGCCATCAGCGCAGCAACTTTCGCTGGCTTCTCTACCATATCGCACACCATCCATGAGATGTTGTTACGGGTTGGACGATAACGGAAACCGTCTTCGCGCAGCCAGGTCACCTGCCCGGTATCCATCAGGCTTTGCGCCATAGGGCCATTATCGACAGAAGAGACCCACATGTTGCGTTTCACCAGCTGATAGGTCCAGCCACCCGGGCACGCACCGAGATCGACGGCGTACATCCCGTTTGCCAGACGTTCGTCCCACTCATCCGCTGGAATAAAGACGTGAAACGCCTCTTCCAGTTTCAGCGTCGAACGGCTTGGGGCGTCGGACGGGAACCTCAGGCGCGGGATGCCCATAAAGAACGGCGAGTTATTATTGGTGTAGGAATACCCCGTATAACAACAGCCCGGTGCAATAAAGAAGATATGCACCACCGGGCGTTTCGGCGTCTCGTAGTTTGTCAGGATCCCGGCCTCGCGAAGTGCAGCGCGCAGCGGAACGGTGAACTTGCGGCAGAACTTCATCAGCTCTTTGCTTTCGTTAGTGTCTGCCACCTCAACGCGCAGGTCGCCGCCCTTCTCGACTACGCCCTGCAACATGCCCACAACAGGTGTAATGCGGTCTTCAGGCGGAAGATCTTTCAGCAGTTCTCCCGCAACAAACATCTGACGTGCAAAAATAAGCGAACTGAACGGCAACTCACGTGCCAGCTTATCGGCATCCTCAGGCTGATAACATTCAAACACCACGTAGCCCGCGTTCTCTTTAACGCGAGCAAAACCGAACACTTCGCGGCGTGCAGCCTTATCAGTAATTTCCGCGGCGCACTCTTTCTCAAACCCCGGGCGACAATATAAAACAACCTTATTCATGAACAACGCCCTTGCGTTTCAGACGGATAGCTCCGATAAACATTAATACCCAACCGGCCAGGAAGCTTACGCCGCCGACAGGTGTAACAAACGCCCACAGGCGCAAATGCGAGAGCGCCAGGCAATACAGGCTGCCACTGAACAGCACCGTACCCAGCGCCAGGAAGACGCTGCTCCAGTAAAACCAGATACTAATACGACGCTGCATCGCCACGGCCAGTCCGAAGATAGCCAGCGTGTGGAACGCCTGATATTCGAGGCCGGTCTGGATCCAGCCCATTTCCACAACCCCCAGGGATTTGCTTAACACATGCGCACCAAAGGCGCCCAGTGCGACAAAAATAAAGCCACTCACCGCGGCAAAAATCAGCATGAATCGGCTGGTCATGTTTCGGTCCTAAAGTTATGCGTGCCCTGCACACAAAAAGTTATTGTTCATATCTGAAGCGGAATTTTTCTTGCTCGCTCGCCGCTTTCGCCAGGATCCACTGCCGGAAGGCGGCTATTTTACCCAGTTCTGCCTGGCTGTCATGGCAAACCAGATAAAACGCATTCTTGCTGACCAGAACATCATTAAAAGGGCACACCAGACGGCCTGCCTCAATTTCGGACTGAGACATGACGTTGTTTGCCAATGCCACACCCTGCCCGTGAATCGCAGCCTGTAACACCATCGCACTGTGGCTAAAAATGGGGCCTTGCTGCACGTTTATATGATTAAGACCTA encodes:
- the rlmM gene encoding 23S rRNA (cytidine(2498)-2'-O)-methyltransferase RlmM; this encodes MNKVVLYCRPGFEKECAAEITDKAARREVFGFARVKENAGYVVFECYQPEDADKLARELPFSSLIFARQMFVAGELLKDLPPEDRITPVVGMLQGVVEKGGDLRVEVADTNESKELMKFCRKFTVPLRAALREAGILTNYETPKRPVVHIFFIAPGCCYTGYSYTNNNSPFFMGIPRLRFPSDAPSRSTLKLEEAFHVFIPADEWDERLANGMYAVDLGACPGGWTYQLVKRNMWVSSVDNGPMAQSLMDTGQVTWLREDGFRYRPTRNNISWMVCDMVEKPAKVAALMASWLVNGWCRETIFNLKLPMKKRYEEVSQNLAYIQEQMDEHGINVVIQARQLYHDREEVTVHIRRWWAAVGGRRDER
- a CDS encoding DUF423 domain-containing protein; amino-acid sequence: MTSRFMLIFAAVSGFIFVALGAFGAHVLSKSLGVVEMGWIQTGLEYQAFHTLAIFGLAVAMQRRISIWFYWSSVFLALGTVLFSGSLYCLALSHLRLWAFVTPVGGVSFLAGWVLMFIGAIRLKRKGVVHE